The window ACAATTCAAATCATAAGGCATTGAAATGTCAGTCAAAAACCTTCAATTACGGGTTTGGAAAAATGAGAAAGAAGTTGGTGTATTTCCCACTATCGTACACCAAATGACAACCAACCCTAATAGCCTGAAGACACTTAAACCCCAATCTCGGACGACATCAAGCAGGACTTTCAAGCATACAATAAATATGCCTAAcgccttaatcccaaaaatacagggtcggctacatgaaccaaaagcAAATCAACATACAAGCATAGAAGTCAAAAAAATGGCATAGGTAAACAAAAAACCAAACAAAGTGAATACATTTTATCCACTTAGCCAATCaatcaaataagaagaaattcACTAAAACCTAACAAGGACAATAGATAGAAAATCCAGCAGAGCATACAACATACTTGTTTAGGTTCTCCATTTTTGCCCCCCATTGTCGTGGAAATAATGTGGCCAGTGACGGATTCATTGGTGTCTACCACAGTGGAAGATAGCTCCTGTAAGCAATTGGACATTAGCCGTTGAAACCAATCATTATACACACTATACCACAAAAGAAAAGTAAATCTGAGAACCTACAATCAACAGCTAGAAGAAACTAAATTGAAGAAATCAAAAGGCAGAATAATGAATTGTAAGCTAAACTACAAGAATATGCAAATGAACTAGTTGAGCGCTGTTAGGGTAGTACTTAGGATCCAAAGACTTAAGAGTAAAGATTAATACAAGAGATTCTGCAGCAGTGACCTAAATCAAGCGCATTTTCAGATCTAATAAGCTATAAGTTagcaaaaattaagtatatcagctcgaaacaacagaAAAGAGCTTCAAcaaatcaattgaaaacaaaactTCGAGAAATAAGTTCAGAATGAACAAAATCCAGCTCCGAAAtaaaagataaacaaaaaattaagattCATTGACAGATCAGGCAGTAAAATTAACATTGTATGCGAAATTAAGCAAGATAACGGAAGGATCAAAAGAGGAGATTAAACTCACCGACCTAGATCTACAAACAACGAAAAGACAAgcaaaaaaagagagaaaacagaagaacaagaagaagacgaATACCTTGTCGTCGGCCATggaagaggaagagagagaaaggaggAGGAGTTAGAAAAGCATGGATATGAAAATGGAATTAGAGAGAGAGGaagggaagagagagaaaaggagAAGACCCCAGTTACGACACTACCATGTGAATACAGCTCTTCAGTTTTCCCCCTTCAATTCTGAGACCCcaattcttctttttctttttaatttattaattgtttttgtaataaaaaataaaatgaaaatggtaaAGACGAAAAGTAAAAGTATGTTTGGACTTTCACTATCTCCTTGTCTGCTGTGGACTGTGGAGTGTTGTGTGTTGCTACTTTCTACTTTCTTTTGGTTAAGAGTCAAATTCTGTTAAATTCCCAAAACACCCTCGGTTGCTTCCTTTATTTACCAGAATGGAATTAGTAATATGGTCGACTCACCCCACTTGAAAAAGAGTGGGCTTagacaatattttttaaataatttagtaTAATAGATGGTTGATACTCGTTCTCTAAGATTAACGGGTGGATAATAATACAAAAACAATATCCGTGAATAAACCTATTTTCCcgcttattttataaatatataattttctattttttaactcaagttcttaaatgagatggtctTAACAAGAAATGTACTAACTGTTAgatatatgaatttattttatggTGAGATAGTCTCATATATGACcaccatttttttaattatatgagaAGAAACAATACTCTAATAGCCCAAATTCTAAGTCCATATTCAAGTGTCTCGTCTTTTGAGaatattttgagttttttgaATAGTGCATtgaattgttttcaatttaactTTAGACTTTTTTTTGTGATTATATTTCTTGTGTGAATGTTTGTTTAGATTTTtaagtttagtttttaaaattttattggtCATGCCTATTTACCTACGGGTCTAGTCCACTATGAAAAAGGGTGAAAAGCGGCAAAATTATTAAGTCAGCAATGGCGaacgaaattttaaaaatcgtCGCTGACTAATTTTTACACCATTGTAATCTTTCCCAACTCATATTGTAATCTTGGCATGATACATTTACACCATTTTCACATAATGTGAATTGTTTGCATACTTATAGGCTTTCCATTAATAACCATAAAATTTATCATGATTTCACATattgttcttttgtttttttatgattCCAACAgtaatttttatgtgtgttcacaaaaattttaacttgagttttgatttacaattttatcgTCAATAAGATTTTATTATAGATTACAATTTGGTCAAgtgtaaaaaaaagaaaaattgggaAAAAAATTTTAGACTGAAAACCAAATTATATAACTATATAATGATTTATTTTGGCTTGATTTACAATTAGGGCAAACTTTGTGCAAGCCTAATTGTATTCCTCTCGTCCTCTAACTACACTATATAATGTGCAAAACTACTACATATTGGAATACATAAATTTAACATGCTCAAAAAGCACCAACAAACTACACTATTCTATAATAGAAACTAATTAGCAACATGGATGGGTGAATATAATTAAGAGCACCCAATAGCAGGTACTACCAGAGAGAAAAAACATTTGAAATGTAAATTTTAGTCTGGTCGCTACCATAGACAAACTAAAGTTCAAAATCACGATCAActcattcaaaaataaattttagtgtaTCCCGACCCAGCTGATCAAATTTTAGCAAGATCCATATTTTGAACCTCTgacaaattatatttttgtgaagATTGTATGtgtaaattcaaattaaacTCATCTTGTTTTCTtctgtttatatttttattgtttatttttatacttaaaaattgtaattaaagtttttaatgataattttgaAGTAGAGAACATTCTTTTTGAGaggataaattttttttttatctacaaTTTCATACTAAATTACTTACAACAATTAATTAGCTTTATATAAAGTAGGAGCAATAATAACTTCCTCaattaaatattcaaaaattattGACATaagttagaaaaataataaaacactaAGTATTATTTGACAAGGATAAGTTAgataatccatatgaaaataggagaaaaaaataattagttttaTAGGTCATTAGAATTAAACTCATGTCACAAAAattttcaatcattaaactaactgATGATTCTCATAAACATTAACAATTTATAATAGGCTCTAACATATTATTACCTTTTGAGTTTTGGAGCATCCTTGTATCGGATGTAAAATGTAATCCGAATGAAATAAGTGTGCTAGAAATTTTTTTGTTGCACAATAGTTATACATtggataatattttttttagtttttactttTCTTGTAAACTAAATAACTGAATGCgatgaaatttttaaaataactttcaagttcaaaaatacaaaaaaatataaatagaaattttaTGTAATTATAACTTTCATAATCTCCAAATAATTAACATACACATTAATGATGACcctaattcaaataaatttatttattagtaatataattttcaataatcatttTGCAAATTTTGCAGCTTGAAATTATTCGGTAGAAATTATGtgaaaagaattaatttttttaattttcaatttgaacATTTAAATTCTTTCAAAATCTggatttttgttggatttttatttttagaaataattgtAAGTTgattagtaaaaattatttcttttgaAATATTCAGACAAATGCATGTATATATTATGGAGCTCAATGGTTAACGAACTTGGAAGAGGTTGTTTATTATTCCCGCCAATTGCTTCCATTTGTTTGGTACGTCGATTCAACCCTCCCCCAAAAAAGTTCTATAATTTGATTGCTTAATTTCATAACCCTAATTCATTTTCCCCAAATCAAATTGTAAAATGACTAAATTTCTAGGGTTTCCTTCTTGTATTTCGTTCTTTATCGTCGCCTTCATCGCGATCAATCTCGAAATGGACGATCAAAGCAACCCAACTAACCACTAACATTTGGAGTTCGGTGAGTAGCAGTTTTTTTTCTGATGTGATTGTTAaacttatttattataatttatcaaCTCATGGTTATTGCAACTcagaaatttaatatatattgctTTTGTTTCACTCACATATCATTGTCTTGCTTTACTTCGAATTCTTCTGTTGGTGTATTGACGTTTCTATTTTAGCTAATTTGACCCTTTTAAATGAATAACTCCATCGAATTAAATATGTGAAACGTCTTCTGATGATTTGGCATGTTGATTGTGTCAACTTATTTGAGATATGGTAGAAATTTGTTGgctgattttttaatttaaataatcatGTGGAAAAAGAGGTTGCTTGTTTGATTATATTTTGGGGAGAGAATTCTGAATTCTTGTTAAGGTAGTTGGAGTTATAGGGAGAGATTGAAATTTTGATGGGGAAGCTTGGTTCTCCTAAAAGTCCACATCCTCATCCTGCTAATGTTGATTTCTTGTTCGGGATGGGAGATTGTCCAGCAAGATGTTTTGAGACTACTACCAATAGTGATTATTCTTCAGGTAGGAGGATGTCCGGGGCTTATCATTATTGGAGCAAGACTTTTTTGTTTGGTAGCTTAAAGGGTCATAGTGCTAATAATATTGTTGCAAAACAAGCAAATGGTAAGGGTGCGTATGGTGGAAAAAGGCAAAATTGGTTCCATAAGCATTTAAGGTGGATTAGTTTTGCTATTGGGTTGACAGGTTTTTTGTTCTGGTTGGATTCTTTCATGTTTGTGGAGTTTGATGCTATGAATTTTCGCAAAAGTTCCGTGTTAGAAGCAAGCATGTGGAAGGTATTGGACTGTATATTTTGGTTCTGTTTCAGCTGTCAGCTTTTTGTATGAGTCTTGACTAGTGGTGCAAGTCATTAAGATAGGATTAAAGCTTTAGTTTATTATGGGAAACTACTATGAATTAGCCGTGCTTGATTTAAAAAGGTTCGtactttttttagttaatttatgTTAATAAGGATGCATCCATTCTTGATGGAGCCAATGATTAGTTCCTTGGTTTCTTTCATAGATCAATACGAAACAACCTTTTTGTTTTTACTAGGGTTAGGTCCCGTACGTTCGAATCCTTTGTAGGTGGGAGCCTATATCGGAGTCACTTAATTGCTTTGGCGTGATGAAATGTTGTGTGTTGATAAAGAAAAAGGCACCTAGGACTTTACAATTTACATGTAAACTTCACTTCATACTTTAGGCTGAAAAAAGTATTCAACTGACCAATTTATGTTTTAGAGCTACTAGGAAATCAAAATCCATATGAGGGGTAGTTTATGCTTCTCCCATGAAATGTTCTGCATTCCCTTCCAGGAAGATtttattacaaattacaactatTGTGGGTGAATCTTTGGTATTGGATGGGGTATGTATATTTAATACCCTTAATCTAACAAAGCAAGAATAGTAGAAATGTGCTTTTGTCAAAGAACTCCTGTCAAAAACAACTTGAACTTTTGATAGGATTAATAGAGACTTTTAGACCAATGCACAAATCTTAGTGCACCTCATAGTCCTTTCAAACACACATCTTCTGCCAATATGTGGTCATGTAGATTGTTGTTTAAAGTCTACAAAGCTGTGCATTTGATAACTCTATTACAACCTCATTGATCTTCTTAACTCAATAATGCTTCTCTTATATTTCTGACTGTTTTAGGTTTAACTTCTTACATATCTTATCTCCTTCATGTGGCCATTCCGTTCTATTTTGGCAGATCACTTCATTCCTATACTATATGTCTCCTAGATGGATTACATATTTGACAAAATATCCTAGTATTAGCCTATTGTAACACATTCACTTGAAAACATTAATGTAGTGTGAACACTTGGTAAAATTAAGCAAAGCTAGTCTAGTGGCTACCTGATTGTGTTTTACATTGAGTTTAGTTTGATACAGGACAAAATATGTCTACTTGCGGCCTTCCTCATGGTCCTCATCCATGGGCCTCTCATAATTCAAAGATTTCATACAGTGTCCCACTTGGTTTGTGTTGATATGTTGATTGCTTTGCTAATATAGTGTCCCACTTGGTTCGTATTTCTGATTAGGTTCTTGTCAAGGTACTGCAATAACATCAGAGGGCTTTGTGGTATTTGACTATTTGTTCACGTTTTTAAACATCTTTGAGAATGTAGCACGCTTATTGTATCCCTTGTCTTTTCTTTGCTAAAATATGTCGACTGTCTGCAACACTATGTTATGAGGATGGATTTGATGATATTATGGGAGACTTTGCTATGACAGAAATACGAACATTGATAACAAACTTAACTAAGGTCTTTGAGTCTATAATCATGAACCACAGTCCATGAACCACACTACATTAAGCAAGGTTAAGGATGACTGTCATACCGTTGTAATTATACGAGTATATTTTTTCCATCGATACTTTTTTGAACTTCACCCTTTAAAATATTAGCATTCTTTGGCTATCATGCAGCTGCTTATGTTTTTTCACATTTCgggttttgtgaaaattacTTTTATGCTTAAGGATATAAATGGTAGAGATTCTCATTGACTGATTATAAGTTTACATATTTTGATGGAAAGGATATTAGAGGTATCTCTAACAAGAAAGAAAGCTTTTCATTGCTTATGTATGGTCGTCTTCTGAAATTGGCATCTAGCTCTCCTGCACAGGTTTTCATTTAGTGCATACACAAACTCCTacattttgtttcctttttcATACGATTTCCTTTCTGTGTTTCTGTATGCATTTTTGGTTAATTATGTGTTTCCATATCAATGATGCAGGATGGACGTGATTCAATTAATCCATGGAAAGAACCTTCTTCACAAGCATCACTGTGGAAACCTTGTGCGGATAGGCCAGGGCCAAAAGATAAAGGTAATTACACATTTCTTTTATGCCGGCTTATTACTGCCTCCTTTTTTGGCTGAAAAAAATTCCTTTTCAAGACTTTTGCTTCAGCCACATACTTTGACAACTTGGCAAAAAATCGAGCTAGGTGGATTGCATGTGTTGTAATCAGAGGACTTGACCATAGGATCAAATACACATGTAATACAAATCACTTTTTTTACTTCAATCAGcagtaattgattttttttctcctttcttgTTCATGCTTCAGGAAGATTTAAAAGAAGTAATGGATACATACTAATTAGTGCAAATGGTGGTCTCAATCAACAACGAGTCGCCGTAAGTTCACAACTCCTCTTATTTTCTCTATTCCATCAAGCTTTTATTCCTGTTAGAATACAACTATCATGATTAATGCAATTTCTTTTGGATGCTAAGAAAATTTCCCCCGGttacttaaaaaaccctttgaacaacattccattatctCAATGCCATTAATGGCTCCCACATAGGGTGGGGTTAGGAGGGTCGTGTGTACGCAATATTGTCCTTATTAGTGATAACGCTAACAACAAGGTTGTTTCCGATagacccttggtagcaaacatcatgtgcaacttcacatagaTTAAAAGTGCACATGATATgatgagtcattttactatagttCATTATAAGAAGTGAAAACCATTTGTGATTGAGTAAATTACACATATTTTGTCCTCCTAAGAGATAGGATTTTCGTAGAGtcatttatctttttaattgttggaattgaggctttgtttttttttttaattttttttttttttttgtcattgtaTGATTGACATTTAAAGGATTTGAAATAATCCTTTAGCAGTAACTGGTTGTTCTAATGTGATTATGCACTATAGGGCCTTTGCCATATTAACCTCTTTCATGGATTTTTAattcaacaacatttcattaacTGAGTGCCATTATGTGATTTCCATCCAAGAGGCTAATGTAAGCAACCttactcttattattattagtgattACATAGAgtttgtttccgattgacccttggtagaaAACATCACTTTGCATAATTAAGAAGTGCACAAGATATTGTCCATTATAATCTGAAAACAAAGAAATATGATTCTTTGACCGCATCAATAATGGACACACATGTTACAATTAgtatttatgaaaattaaaacaattataACTCATTGCTATATCAAGAAAATAGGAGTACAAACCCATATATCAATATAGATAGGAAAATTATAAGATATCATCAACCTTTAATGGTAACTCTTGAGGGACAACTATGAAAGTTGAGGCATATACATAAAAACCATCTTGGATGGACCCCCCTTCACACTATAACATCAACTTGGCCAAAGAAAATTACAATATCTAATCACACGAGCAATCAACTGAAAGATAATCTATCCATGATCTATCCTTTATGgttgaaataaagaaaaagcTATCCTTCAGTTTAACTTTttctttatattataaattgcTTGACACTAAATCCGCTCTACAATATCATGTATAGTATGCACATTTTGCTTCCACAAGCTTGTGTCCTGTTCCTCCAAATTTCGTAGACCAGATGCATATTTTAGTTTTGAACATCTAATTTTATGCTTAGAATAGTACAATTCAGAGCTAAATTGCTAAATTTATTCACAAAGTTATCAAGGCTACAAGTATATAGGAGAGATTGAAAGGAGAAGTTATCAAGGCTACAATTTTATACTTAGAAGTCAATTATGAAAGCTGGAGCCAGAAAGAAAATGAGTTCCTATTACTTAGAGTCTAGGGATAAGTTCGTATTGGAAGAGATGGAGCTCTCTGACATTAGCTACGTGTTTTTGCGATATGCTGTTGCTGTTGTTGCTTTGAACATAGTACATTAACTGATTCTTTTCTATAGTCTGTAGCCTGAGCCGTAATTATTTTTCTGCACAATGCACTAATGTCAGGGACTGTTGAGTTATTTATAGTTCTCAATCTCATCTCTTATGAATAGTTGAGCATGCTCAAACATTGGATCTACCTTACACATTGACTCATGAAGCAAGGTTAAGTAAACTTGTTTAGTGCTTGAATTCATAGTGATCAAATTAGTATAACAAATTAGTCGATCAGAACACAAGCCAGAATGTGCATATCGCTTATTTCCTTCGTAGTTAGATGCTTATATTTGTTCTGTTAAtgctttgtttctttcaaatctGCTGTTGAACCTTCTGTTTCAGAATTCAGAAATCTAAGGAGAGTTTTTGATGTACAGGTCTGCAATGCGGTTGCAGTGGCATCATTACTCAATGCAACACTAGTGGTCCCAAGATTTTTATATAGCAGCGTTTGGAAAGATCCAAGGTGTGGTTATGTAGTACTTCACAAAATAGTATTTTTGGTGCATTAGCAATCATACACTTTCCAATCTTCACTTACCTATACACTAAggaataagaaaagaaaatcataaaacaAGAGAGAATAAGGAAGAATTGGAGAGTAGGATTTCAAAATCGGTGTCTTCAACATTAAGATGTAAAATTCGCTtgatctttcttttctttttttttattgtggtggttttctttgttttttctttctttttccctTTTTAGTAACTTCTTATTCAGTCTGATTTCTCAGACACAAGGGGCATTAATATCCGGAAAAACAGGATATTATGCTCTGAGGATTCAAGAGCAGTGTGTCATGACCTCTCCTATATGTGTACACTAGGGTTTTCATGGAGATTTGCTACTAATTTGAGACAAAACCTGTTGTGAAGTTGGAAAATCTATCTTATGCTTCTGTAGGCACCATTACTGATAAAAGTGTTCGATTGTAGTCACCATTGCTGCATTACAGAGGAATGTTAATGTTTGTTGCTAATATGTGCAATGGTATAAACAAAAAACTGCAGCCAGTTTGGTGATATATATCAGGAAGAGCATTTCATGAACACGTTGAAGGATGAAGTAACCATTACAAAGGAACTCCCTCAACATCTAAGGTCCATAGACCTTGAAGCAGTTGGCAGTGTTGTAAGTTATTTTACTAGTAGCTACTAGAAATGTTTGACCTCTGATAACGAACTAGATATGTGTGCACTTTTACTGACTAGTTGGTCatgttttaaatgttttttagatCACTGATACTCAACTTGAGAAGGAGGCACAGCCAACTGATTTTACAAGAGTCGTACTTCCTGTCCTTCTACAAAATGGCGTTGTACATCTTCTTGGATTCGGAAACCGTTTTGGGTTTGATCCAATGCCTCACCACCTTCAGGTTGAGGATATTCTTCCCTTAACATATTGTGCAAGCTTAAATGTGAAGATGTTACATTTGAGTACcataatttttttcatcaagTGTTGTAGGTTGATGTCACTcttttttctgaaaaaataaattttcttttatggaacattttttttcatattagcTACAAGCATTGAAGCTCTTTAGAAATTGAATCCCTTCTGCTCCTCTGGTCAATGATCTGGAGTCCATTAAAGAGACCATGCACTCCCAAGAACTCTTTAACCAATAGTGAATGTAATTGTTATTTCTTTGCTGTTCGTGTAAAATTTGATACAGATTGGAATTCTAAATACAGCCCTGTATGAACATTCTGAAGACCGATTGTTATGAGCTTTCTTTCAACTGTTTACAGTTTCCATCCCTGATCATTGGTGTTAATTGGTTCACTGTACTAGTTCATTTAATGATAAGAATTTCCTTCATACtgattgatcatttttattTCAGAAACTGAGATGTAAATGCAATTTCCATGCTTTGAAGTTTGtaccaaaaattcaaaaaattggaTCACTATTATTAAGAAGGATAAGAGAATACAATTCATCGAGAAATAGAATAGACCGAGAACTGCTAGGAGACTTTATGCCAAGTAATGATTCACAAAGAAATGATGTGAGCAATAGTCCAATCAAGTATCTTGCTCTACATTTGAGATTTGAAGTTGATATGGTGGCTTATTCCCATTGTCAATTTGGTGGAGGGGAAAGTGAGAGGAAAGAGTTACAAGCTTACAGAGAAACTCATTTCCCATTGCTCCTTCAACGACTCAAAAATTTGAGGTGTGATGGTGTTCTTATTCACTTAGATGTTGTGTTTTTAGACTTCAACAATAAACTGTCTATTGCTAATATTAATGTGAAATATTTATGCACATAGGCCTGTGTCCCCTCATGAATTGAGAATCTCTGGAAGATGTCCCTTGACACCGGAGGAGGCAGGTCTTCTTCTTGCGGGCCTTGGTTTAGAGCGTGATACTTACATATATCTTGCTGGCTCTCAAATATATGGTGGAAAGACAAGGATGGATCCTTTCACCAGCCTTTATCCGAATCTAGTTACCAAAGAAGATCTTCTGACTCCCAGTGAACTTGAGccttttaggaatttttcttcTCAGGTAAACTGTTACATGAATTCTGTAATTCAGTAAGTATCCTCGTGTTTTGCCGCATTCTTTTATTGAGAAGTCATGACATGTTGTCATGTCTGAAGTGACTTTCCGAAATTGACAGTATCAACATGCTATCAACAATAAATATAACTGTAACTCACTGGCGTTTTTGCAGTGCTTGCAAGTTGAaatgtatatctttccaacacaTTCAGTTTTACTATGCATAGCTTACCGAACTAATCTGAAGGGAACTCGTCTTGAAATTACTCTCATATTCACTCGTTGCAAAATTTCTCATAGTTTCATTCATCATGTGCTTCTGAAAAGGcgattaaatttttatagtaaACAAAGATAACCCTTTGAAGCACCCTTCAATCATACACTGAGGATAGCATCTTCCACACACACACCTTCCAGTCCAAACATCTTCTGATATTGGTGTTGGTAGCTAATAGAAGTTAAAATATTGTTGATATATGAATTTATGATAGTCAACCTCTACTTAATAAGTTACAATGAAGTGAACATCACTTCTGTTGGCTTCAACTTGAGCAGTCACAAGCGCattgcacacacacacacataataGTTTTTTTGAAAGATGGACTTCCAGATAATTAATACATTCCATCATCCCAACATCACTAAGTGTGCTCCCACCTGGGCTCCTTTTGGGTGGGGTTTGGGGTCAGATATACGCAACGCACCCTTATTAATGATAACAAAAAGGTTATTTCCATTTTTGTATCAACATCATTTGCAACTTAACATAACTAAGAAGTGCTCATGAGTTAATGAGCCTTTTTGTACATTAAAATGTATGTTCTTACAGAA of the Amaranthus tricolor cultivar Red isolate AtriRed21 chromosome 6, ASM2621246v1, whole genome shotgun sequence genome contains:
- the LOC130814745 gene encoding O-fucosyltransferase 8 isoform X2; translated protein: MYILWSSMVNELGRGCLLFPPIASICLGFLLVFRSLSSPSSRSISKWTIKATQLTTNIWSSDIRGISNKKESFSLLMYGRLLKLASSSPAQDGRDSINPWKEPSSQASLWKPCADRPGPKDKGRFKRSNGYILISANGGLNQQRVAVCNAVAVASLLNATLVVPRFLYSSVWKDPSQFGDIYQEEHFMNTLKDEVTITKELPQHLRSIDLEAVGSVITDTQLEKEAQPTDFTRVVLPVLLQNGVVHLLGFGNRFGFDPMPHHLQKLRCKCNFHALKFVPKIQKIGSLLLRRIREYNSSRNRIDRELLGDFMPSNDSQRNDVSNSPIKYLALHLRFEVDMVAYSHCQFGGGESERKELQAYRETHFPLLLQRLKNLRPVSPHELRISGRCPLTPEEAGLLLAGLGLERDTYIYLAGSQIYGGKTRMDPFTSLYPNLVTKEDLLTPSELEPFRNFSSQLAALDFIACATADVFAMTDSGSQLSSLVSGFRTYFGGGHAPTLRPNRKRISAILLENDTIEWSSFQQRIKKMFDEGQKVHVRRYGQSIYRQPRSPECMCKSH
- the LOC130814745 gene encoding O-fucosyltransferase 8 isoform X3, whose amino-acid sequence is MYILWSSMVNELGRGCLLFPPIASICLGFLLVFRSLSSPSSRSISKWTIKATQLTTNIWSSDGRDSINPWKEPSSQASLWKPCADRPGPKDKGRFKRSNGYILISANGGLNQQRVAVCNAVAVASLLNATLVVPRFLYSSVWKDPSQFGDIYQEEHFMNTLKDEVTITKELPQHLRSIDLEAVGSVITDTQLEKEAQPTDFTRVVLPVLLQNGVVHLLGFGNRFGFDPMPHHLQKLRCKCNFHALKFVPKIQKIGSLLLRRIREYNSSRNRIDRELLGDFMPSNDSQRNDVSNSPIKYLALHLRFEVDMVAYSHCQFGGGESERKELQAYRETHFPLLLQRLKNLRPVSPHELRISGRCPLTPEEAGLLLAGLGLERDTYIYLAGSQIYGGKTRMDPFTSLYPNLVTKEDLLTPSELEPFRNFSSQLAALDFIACATADVFAMTDSGSQLSSLVSGFRTYFGGGHAPTLRPNRKRISAILLENDTIEWSSFQQRIKKMFDEGQKVHVRRYGQSIYRQPRSPECMCKSH
- the LOC130814745 gene encoding O-fucosyltransferase 8 isoform X1, which encodes MGKLGSPKSPHPHPANVDFLFGMGDCPARCFETTTNSDYSSGRRMSGAYHYWSKTFLFGSLKGHSANNIVAKQANGKGAYGGKRQNWFHKHLRWISFAIGLTGFLFWLDSFMFVEFDAMNFRKSSVLEASMWKDIRGISNKKESFSLLMYGRLLKLASSSPAQDGRDSINPWKEPSSQASLWKPCADRPGPKDKGRFKRSNGYILISANGGLNQQRVAVCNAVAVASLLNATLVVPRFLYSSVWKDPSQFGDIYQEEHFMNTLKDEVTITKELPQHLRSIDLEAVGSVITDTQLEKEAQPTDFTRVVLPVLLQNGVVHLLGFGNRFGFDPMPHHLQKLRCKCNFHALKFVPKIQKIGSLLLRRIREYNSSRNRIDRELLGDFMPSNDSQRNDVSNSPIKYLALHLRFEVDMVAYSHCQFGGGESERKELQAYRETHFPLLLQRLKNLRPVSPHELRISGRCPLTPEEAGLLLAGLGLERDTYIYLAGSQIYGGKTRMDPFTSLYPNLVTKEDLLTPSELEPFRNFSSQLAALDFIACATADVFAMTDSGSQLSSLVSGFRTYFGGGHAPTLRPNRKRISAILLENDTIEWSSFQQRIKKMFDEGQKVHVRRYGQSIYRQPRSPECMCKSH
- the LOC130814745 gene encoding O-fucosyltransferase 8 isoform X4 — encoded protein: MYGRLLKLASSSPAQDGRDSINPWKEPSSQASLWKPCADRPGPKDKGRFKRSNGYILISANGGLNQQRVAVCNAVAVASLLNATLVVPRFLYSSVWKDPSQFGDIYQEEHFMNTLKDEVTITKELPQHLRSIDLEAVGSVITDTQLEKEAQPTDFTRVVLPVLLQNGVVHLLGFGNRFGFDPMPHHLQKLRCKCNFHALKFVPKIQKIGSLLLRRIREYNSSRNRIDRELLGDFMPSNDSQRNDVSNSPIKYLALHLRFEVDMVAYSHCQFGGGESERKELQAYRETHFPLLLQRLKNLRPVSPHELRISGRCPLTPEEAGLLLAGLGLERDTYIYLAGSQIYGGKTRMDPFTSLYPNLVTKEDLLTPSELEPFRNFSSQLAALDFIACATADVFAMTDSGSQLSSLVSGFRTYFGGGHAPTLRPNRKRISAILLENDTIEWSSFQQRIKKMFDEGQKVHVRRYGQSIYRQPRSPECMCKSH